A single region of the Nitrospinota bacterium genome encodes:
- a CDS encoding YicC family protein, which translates to MILSMTGFARTESENEKLKCVVEIRSVNHRFLDISVRLPSKSFEHIKAIKDLVSAKISRGSVEITVSLGESENNQKRLVIDENLVTQYMAGAKSIVSKFQVYGEIDLPTLFSMKDIFKYEETEDDAEGRWQLIQKTVNGALEKLVEMRRVEGDALEKDILSQLDIIEKCAESIIKTKDIQKKEVTEKLRARLEELFADFKADEQRVITEAAILADRSDISEEIIRLRSHIDQTRELVKNHGPNGRKLEFILQEMNRETNTVGSKSTLFNISTDVIEIKSCLEKIREQAANIE; encoded by the coding sequence ATGATACTGAGCATGACCGGTTTTGCCCGGACTGAATCGGAAAATGAAAAACTGAAATGCGTCGTTGAGATACGATCCGTAAACCACCGGTTTCTGGATATCTCCGTTCGCCTCCCTTCGAAAAGTTTTGAGCATATAAAGGCTATCAAGGATCTCGTTTCGGCAAAGATATCCCGCGGTTCGGTGGAGATCACAGTTTCGCTGGGGGAGAGTGAAAACAACCAGAAAAGGCTGGTCATTGATGAGAACCTGGTAACGCAATACATGGCTGGAGCCAAATCGATAGTTTCGAAATTCCAGGTTTACGGCGAAATCGATCTGCCGACACTTTTTTCCATGAAAGACATATTCAAATACGAAGAGACGGAAGATGACGCCGAAGGACGATGGCAGCTTATCCAGAAAACCGTCAACGGCGCTCTTGAAAAACTGGTCGAGATGAGGCGGGTCGAAGGTGATGCCTTGGAAAAGGATATACTTTCACAACTCGACATAATCGAAAAATGCGCCGAATCGATAATCAAAACAAAAGACATCCAAAAAAAGGAGGTCACTGAAAAGCTGAGGGCGCGCCTCGAAGAACTTTTCGCCGACTTCAAGGCCGACGAACAGAGGGTCATTACCGAAGCCGCCATACTTGCCGACCGCTCCGACATCAGTGAAGAGATCATACGGCTGAGATCACACATCGACCAGACAAGAGAACTTGTGAAAAACCACGGGCCAAACGGCAGGAAACTTGAGTTCATCCTTCAGGAGATGAACAGGGAGACCAATACGGTCGGTTCGAAAAGCACGCTTTTCAATATAAGCACGGATGTGATCGAGATCAAAAGCTGTCTTGAAAAGATCAGGGAGCAGGCCGCAAACATTGAATAA
- the gmk gene encoding guanylate kinase yields MTTNWNPGCGILFVLSAPSGAGKTTLAQYLVKHIPDMKQSISYTTRPMRDGEVQDIDYHFIDQSLFEQMITDNSFAEYAKVHDFYYGTSYKSISDAKKRKKDLLLVIDVQGAEKIHNSGLSNVVSIFLLPPSIEVLRQRLESRGTDTAERINKRIETAKKEIEECRKYDYIIVNDDLETTEKEISGIVRAERSKPERKNPKFPDFSIPPPTKGRNQQ; encoded by the coding sequence ATGACTACAAACTGGAATCCCGGATGCGGAATCCTGTTTGTGCTATCAGCCCCGTCCGGCGCTGGCAAGACCACTCTTGCCCAATACCTTGTAAAGCATATCCCGGACATGAAACAGTCGATTTCGTACACAACCCGCCCCATGCGGGATGGTGAAGTGCAGGATATTGATTATCATTTTATTGATCAATCGTTGTTCGAGCAGATGATAACCGACAACTCATTCGCTGAATACGCGAAGGTGCACGATTTTTATTATGGTACCTCCTACAAATCAATTTCCGACGCTAAAAAAAGGAAAAAGGATCTTCTTCTTGTCATTGATGTTCAGGGTGCGGAAAAGATCCACAACAGCGGCCTCAGCAATGTCGTTTCCATTTTCCTCCTCCCTCCATCAATCGAGGTTTTGAGGCAGAGACTGGAAAGCAGGGGGACCGATACGGCGGAACGGATAAACAAACGGATCGAAACGGCAAAAAAAGAGATAGAAGAGTGCAGAAAATATGATTACATTATCGTGAACGATGATCTTGAAACGACAGAAAAGGAAATATCGGGGATCGTGAGGGCGGAGAGATCCAAGCCGGAAAGGAAAAATCCAAAATTTCCTGATTTTTCGATACCGCCGCCAACAAAAGGAAGGAATCAGCAATGA
- the folD gene encoding bifunctional methylenetetrahydrofolate dehydrogenase/methenyltetrahydrofolate cyclohydrolase FolD: protein MSAKIIDGKEIAQQIRSEVKNEVSKLIEGGGRAPALAVVLVGNDPASEIYVKNKKKACHSTGITSIEHKLSEDIPEKDLVALIDRLNKDPEIDGILVQLPLPGKLHENMIIERIDPKKDVDGFHPVSVGRLVANTKGLRPCTPAGIIELLKRINVDLVGKKAVVLGRSNIVGKPTATLLLHESCTTTVAHSKTKHLKELCQRADIIIAAIGKPKFVTADMVKEGAIVIDVGVNRTEEGIFGDTDFANVKQVAGYITPVPGGVGPMTIAMLMVNTLEAYKLNR, encoded by the coding sequence ATGAGCGCAAAAATAATCGACGGAAAAGAGATCGCCCAACAGATAAGAAGTGAGGTAAAGAACGAGGTGAGCAAACTCATCGAGGGGGGCGGACGCGCGCCTGCGCTCGCAGTGGTGCTGGTTGGTAACGACCCAGCTTCGGAGATATACGTAAAAAACAAAAAAAAGGCGTGCCACAGCACCGGAATCACGTCGATCGAACACAAACTTAGCGAAGATATCCCTGAAAAAGACCTGGTTGCACTGATCGACCGGCTGAACAAGGATCCTGAAATAGACGGCATACTGGTTCAGTTGCCGTTGCCGGGGAAACTTCATGAGAACATGATAATAGAACGGATCGACCCGAAAAAAGATGTCGACGGATTCCACCCCGTGAGCGTTGGACGACTGGTGGCCAACACGAAAGGGCTTAGGCCATGCACACCCGCAGGCATAATCGAACTGCTGAAACGGATAAATGTCGACCTCGTGGGGAAAAAGGCTGTCGTCCTCGGACGCTCAAATATCGTCGGCAAGCCTACGGCAACCCTTCTCCTCCACGAAAGCTGTACAACAACAGTCGCCCACTCCAAAACAAAGCACCTAAAAGAGCTGTGCCAGAGGGCCGATATAATCATCGCCGCGATAGGTAAGCCGAAATTCGTGACAGCTGACATGGTTAAAGAGGGGGCGATAGTTATTGATGTCGGCGTAAACCGGACAGAAGAGGGGATCTTTGGCGATACCGATTTCGCAAACGTGAAACAGGTCGCCGGCTATATTACTCCGGTGCCCGGGGGGGTTGGCCCAATGACGATCGCAATGCTCATGGTAAATACCCTGGAAGCCTATAAGCTGAACAGATAA
- a CDS encoding diacylglycerol kinase family protein, producing the protein MRYRFIINRHSGRKIGNRRILDMEKYFQSAIGSFEYVLPEGRDDAIRLTRESLKEGFNRIIAVGGDGTVNAVVNGFFENGKPINSGASLVVTREGSGWDYYSSITKYKNTRNWMELVADSEVRAVDVGYASYGDHAMAGQYFVNMASIGLTAEIVEKKEKASDLIHINLRYILPTMIGLFEAHPKEVEIVMDKETVRREVLAVTVSKGSYAGNGMNFGLNVALDDGRFEITVIEKSNPFYMLYSLGKLFTGNYLSVRGISKYSAKRLELRAPKPLGSEIDGELYGSTDMMIDLLPKALNVCFPMK; encoded by the coding sequence GTGAGATACAGGTTTATCATCAACAGGCATTCGGGGAGGAAAATCGGGAATCGCCGAATACTGGATATGGAGAAATATTTCCAATCCGCTATCGGCTCCTTTGAATATGTTCTGCCGGAAGGACGCGATGATGCAATAAGGCTCACAAGGGAATCTCTAAAGGAAGGTTTTAATCGGATCATCGCGGTTGGCGGAGACGGAACCGTCAATGCGGTGGTAAACGGATTTTTCGAAAACGGGAAACCGATAAACAGCGGGGCCAGCCTTGTGGTTACGAGGGAAGGGAGCGGTTGGGATTACTACTCTTCAATTACAAAATATAAAAATACCAGGAACTGGATGGAGCTTGTCGCCGATTCGGAGGTGCGGGCGGTTGACGTCGGGTATGCAAGTTATGGCGACCACGCTATGGCCGGGCAGTATTTTGTGAATATGGCAAGTATAGGACTTACCGCCGAGATAGTTGAAAAAAAGGAGAAAGCAAGCGACCTCATCCACATCAATCTGAGATATATCCTTCCGACAATGATCGGTCTCTTCGAGGCTCATCCAAAGGAGGTCGAGATAGTCATGGACAAAGAGACCGTAAGGCGGGAAGTTCTGGCAGTAACGGTCTCGAAGGGGAGTTATGCCGGGAACGGGATGAATTTCGGCCTGAACGTTGCGCTGGACGATGGAAGGTTCGAGATAACGGTTATTGAGAAGAGCAACCCGTTTTACATGCTTTACAGCCTGGGGAAACTTTTCACGGGAAACTACCTCTCCGTGAGGGGGATTAGTAAATATTCAGCAAAGAGGCTGGAGTTGCGCGCTCCAAAACCATTGGGTTCCGAGATCGATGGAGAGCTCTACGGCTCGACCGATATGATGATAGACCTTCTGCCGAAAGCGCTAAACGTATGCTTCCCGATGAAGTAG
- the gatB gene encoding Asp-tRNA(Asn)/Glu-tRNA(Gln) amidotransferase subunit GatB → MEYEVVIGLEVHAQLNTRSKIFCGCSAEYGGEPNSHTCPICAGMPGVLPVLNKEVVRKAMQAALATECSIAEMSIWARKNYFYPDLPKGYQISQFELPIAQNGKIEVFIDGQPKTIRINRIHMEEDAGKSIHGENFNDPAHSYVDLNRTGVPLIEIVSEADMNSSEEAKQYLTKLKTILQYINVSDCNMEEGSLRADLNLSIRPKGQKEFGTKVEVKNMNSFRFLQRAAEYEIERQKEILEDGGRIVQETRLFDSDKGITISMRSKEEANDYRYFPDPDLVPLRISQDWIGEVRKGLPELPDAKRERFVKDYGIPPYDAEVLTAERETADYFEEVVKGGADAKAASNWIMTDVLRILKEKNIPLAECPVKAGMLAEMLALIKDGTISGKIAKTVFAEMELSGKNPKAIIEEKGLVQVSDSGAIEKIVDSVIAANPKQLEQYRGGKEQLLGFFVGQVMKESKGKANPGIVNDLLKKKLSG, encoded by the coding sequence ATGGAATACGAAGTCGTTATCGGCCTTGAGGTTCACGCCCAGCTAAATACAAGGTCTAAGATCTTCTGCGGTTGCTCGGCCGAGTACGGCGGCGAGCCGAACAGCCATACATGCCCCATATGCGCTGGAATGCCGGGCGTATTGCCGGTACTGAACAAGGAAGTGGTACGCAAGGCGATGCAGGCGGCTCTAGCAACCGAGTGCAGTATCGCCGAGATGTCTATCTGGGCCAGGAAAAACTACTTCTACCCCGATCTTCCAAAAGGGTATCAGATATCCCAGTTCGAGCTACCGATCGCGCAAAACGGGAAAATAGAGGTATTCATCGATGGCCAGCCTAAAACGATACGCATCAACCGTATTCATATGGAAGAGGATGCCGGCAAATCGATCCACGGCGAGAATTTCAATGACCCGGCCCACAGCTATGTCGACCTGAACAGGACAGGGGTGCCGTTGATAGAGATAGTGAGCGAGGCGGACATGAACTCCTCGGAAGAGGCGAAGCAGTACCTTACGAAATTGAAAACCATCCTGCAGTACATCAATGTCAGCGACTGCAATATGGAAGAGGGCTCCCTTCGCGCCGACCTGAACCTCTCCATCCGCCCCAAGGGGCAAAAGGAGTTTGGCACCAAGGTGGAGGTGAAGAATATGAACTCTTTCCGCTTTCTTCAGCGCGCCGCGGAATACGAGATCGAAAGACAGAAAGAGATACTCGAGGATGGCGGGCGGATAGTTCAGGAGACCCGGCTTTTCGATTCCGACAAGGGAATAACCATCTCGATGAGAAGCAAGGAAGAGGCAAACGACTACCGCTATTTCCCGGATCCCGACCTGGTTCCACTGCGGATAAGCCAGGATTGGATAGGGGAGGTAAGAAAAGGCCTGCCTGAACTGCCGGATGCCAAGCGGGAGAGGTTCGTAAAGGATTACGGTATACCCCCCTACGATGCGGAGGTGCTCACAGCCGAGCGGGAGACAGCCGATTACTTCGAAGAGGTTGTCAAAGGGGGCGCCGACGCTAAAGCGGCCTCAAACTGGATAATGACCGACGTGCTGAGGATATTGAAAGAGAAGAATATCCCGCTTGCCGAATGCCCGGTTAAGGCCGGAATGCTTGCCGAGATGCTGGCGCTGATAAAGGACGGTACGATTTCGGGCAAGATAGCAAAGACTGTTTTTGCCGAGATGGAATTGAGCGGGAAGAATCCGAAGGCGATCATCGAGGAGAAGGGTCTGGTGCAGGTTTCAGACTCGGGGGCGATCGAGAAAATAGTCGATAGCGTAATAGCGGCGAATCCAAAACAGCTGGAACAGTACCGCGGAGGGAAGGAGCAACTGCTCGGCTTCTTTGTCGGCCAGGTCATGAAGGAGAGCAAAGGGAAGGCAAACCCCGGAATAGTAAACGACCTGCTGAAGAAAAAGCTCTCCGGCTAG